Part of the Anopheles gambiae chromosome 3, idAnoGambNW_F1_1, whole genome shotgun sequence genome is shown below.
AGGCTGACACGGAGAAATCATCGGGAGTAATAAATGTATTTCCATAGAAGTGTTCCTTTTTTAAAGAATGTGCGAAAGTTCGTCAATTTCAAACAGTAGTTAAGGCCGCTTGTTCATGATGACTCTCGCTGGAATAGCTTGAATGATGATCGTTACTATAAGAGATCAAGAGATTCTTCAAAAAGCGTGGATATCTTCAAGATCAAGAGATATTCCCGGTTTGGAGTGGTACAAAACCTCAGTTTTTCTTGAATTGAGAATGGACCTAGAAGAAAATGCCAGTTGTCTCCAATTCCAATCTCACCTACAGGATCCGAACCCATGACGACCATGTTGTCAAACCGTGCGTTTAACGGTTGTACAATGGAACCCGATAACCGATTTGTTATCAATAGCCCATTATTAATCAACATCCACGCACAGATTTCCCAAGTGATGATGCGTAAGCTACCACGACTCCGTTCGAtaatttcacaaaacaaaacacgccgAAATCGATCAAACCCAGAAAATGACCGGTTCACCCTTGATTGCCGTCTCACAGACAGCAGCGGGGTGAAGGGAGGTGGTAAAAATTCCGATATGAAACTGAACGCCACCCTTATCTTATCGGTGCACACACCGTTTGAGTATCGCaatgagagagcgaaagagcgagTGAGCGTACGATAAGCCAGCCAGGTTGGCCAGGTCTCACTAACCGATCATTCAGAACCTACCGTAATCAGTTGACAACGGTGACGCTGTGCGGTACGACTCCAGCGGCGGACGTGAACCATAAGGCCCCCCCTTCTGCCTATTCCGAGGTGTTAATTTGTGATGCTTTTGTCACCGCATCGAGGCGCACTATTTGTTGAATTGTGGACGTGATCGATGTGTTAGAGTGGTCGTTGGTAGAgagcttcagcagcagcaggaggagagAGAGCAAAGTTTGAACGATTTCAATCAATTCTGCTCCCCCTTTTTCAATCGTGcttgtgtccgtgtgtgtgtgtgtgtaacgtaCATGCATTGCACGCCAGACATTGGAATTCTCTCGCTTGTACGTCCGAAAAGACATCAGACTTGAACCCGCTGTTACGAGAGCTCCTAGTTTGATCGCACAACGATCAGATGACAGCAAACTATAAGCCGTTGCGTGCGGACGATGCGGAGATGATTGCACGCCGCTCGACTGTACTCcggacggtgctgctgctagtgatCTTGTCCTTTGTGCTGTTCTGTCTACTCGGATACTACTACCAGCCGGCGGGTGGTAATCGGGAATACGCACGCAACCAGTACCTGTTGGAGGGAGCCTCCCACGAAGCGCTGCTGCGCCGTCTCAAGTAAGTACTTCCGGCAGTGATATTCCGGGCGAGTGTGTGAGGGACATTGTGTGTTGATTGTAAAACATCTCCATGTAGTGTGAAGGTTGGAGAGGTAGTGGAACCGGCTGAAGTTATTTGCACGGTGAATGTTTTACCACGCTGTACCCTAATCAGACATTTGTTATCAGTTGGTGAGGGCGAAGTCGGTCTGTTTTGGCGTTGTTTAATGCCCCAAATAACACTCCACGATACAGGGTATTGTGCAGCGTCACATGATGCTGCCTCATCATGACCAGGCTTTTTCATGCTTTTAGCTTCTCCAGGTTTTTTGGAGGCAGCATTGAATGAATTGCTTTACCGGTTGTGCATTTAGAGCTGCACGGCTTTTGCAGGCTCTTATCAAACAGTGCGATAAGAGTACCTCTAACCCCCACCAAGCTCTCTTCACACACGCCGGTTGACTCACGCCGTCATCGATTGAATCAATTAGCAACACTTTAACTGTTGAGCTCATTCTctttcctctctctttctctcttcccaTTCGTAGAACAATTCTGAACTGCAATACCCCGTCGAATGGATTCCAGCTCGAGACGCACGGCGATCACTACCTTCTGCGTAACTTCTACGCTCCAGAGCGGATTGTTCACTGCTATGAAACCATAACCTACACCACGCATGGTGACTACACCTTCCTGGAGAATGTGGTCCCGTTGCTGGAACGTTGGCTGGCACCGGTCAGTATCGCACTGTACGCGCCTGGAGTCGATCTTGACCGATCGGTAGCTCTGATCCAATATCTGTTGGAGTGTCACGAGCAGAGAGCGCTGGTGCGTGACTTCGTGAGCTTTCATCTTTACTTTGAGTTTGAACATCTTCCGACGCGGCCAGTATCGTACTACAGGGAGTTGCTATCCGTCCCTCTCGTAGATTGCACTAATGCGACGAACGCCTGGAATTCGTTACTCCGCAACGACAACTCCTCAATACCTACCTTCCGGGCAGCCAACAACCTAACCTACCCTGTGAACGTGGGTCGTAACATTGCGCGCAGTGCGGCCGGCACACATTTTGTACTTGCGAGCGACATCGAACTCTACCCAAATCCCAACTTTATCCCGATGTTCCTGCGCATGATCGCTCACCCCTTCTACCAGTACACACTGCACAGCCCCTCCGTTTACGTATTGCCAGTGTTTGAGGTCGCAGAAGACGTCCCTGTACCGGTGGATAAGGCCCACCTGCTCGAGGATCTCCAAAGCGGTGATGCGATAAAGTTTCACGAGAAGATATGCTCCAACTGTCACACGGTTCCGGGCTACGTAGAATGGCTAGCGGTAGTGAAGGATGACTACACAATGGACATACATGTGACGGCACGACGGGAAGGTGCGTACGCATCCTGGGAACCGATCTACGTCGGCACAAAGCACGAGCCAGAGTACGACGAGCGGTTAAGCTGGGAAGGCAAGGCGGATAAGATGACACAGGTTTGGTCTTTGCTCTCAATACCTCCAAGAAATCATATTTAATTCGTTTCTTTCTGTCCTTTATTAGGGCTTCATTATGTGCATCCTGGGTTACGACTTCCATGTGCTGGATAATGGGTTTCTTGTTCATCGGCCCGGCATTAAAACGATCGCGCAAGCGAACCGACCGCCCCAGCAAGCGAAACAGCGAGCCTTTATGAGGAAAACGATTGCACGGGAGATATCTACTATGTATGGTGATCGGGAAGGATGCAAGATATAACCCGAAGGACTTCCCCAGTCTCCCGTATTTTTCATATTCTAGTCAATTCCTGATGGAAAACACGCCTCCTTATTTTCTGGATGATCGTGAGCTTTAttcatactgctgctgcaatcgTGAGGTGCCTATTACATTCCTTCTTAATTGTTGTTATTAATCTTATTAAGTCATCGAAGCCTCCATAGCAACGTTGCCAACTTCTCCTAACCATTTGAAACATTCCACCGAGTGAATCAAGTAGTCCATTATTTAATTCGAAATCTTGTAAGCGGCTGCGTCCACACGATGTGGAGATGATTGCACGCCGCTCGGCAGTACTCCGGACGGTGCTGCTACTGGTGATCTTGTCCTTTGTGCTGTTCTATCTACTCGGATACTACTACCTTCCGGCGGACGGCAATCGGAACTACGCACGCAACCAGTACCTGTTGGAGGGAGCCTCCCACGAAGCGCTGCTGCGCCGTCTCAAGTAAGTACTTCCGGCAGTGATATTCCGGGCGAGTGTGTGAGGGACATTGTGTGTTGATTGTAAAACATCTCCACTCCATGTAGTGTGGAGGTTGGAGAGGTAGTGGAACCGGCTGAAGTTATTTGCACGGTGAATGTTTTACCACGCTGTACCCTAATCAGACATTTGTTATCAGTTGGTGAGGGCATAAGCGACTTGTTTTGGCTGTGTTTAAGACCccaaaaaatacactccaTGATACAGGGCAATGTGCAGCGTCATCATGACAAGGCGTCTttatgaatgatttttttctccactTTTTTTTTAGGAAACTTTTAATGAATTGCTTTACCGGTTGTGCATTTAGAGCTGCACGGCTTTTGCAGGCTTTTATCAAACAGTGCGATAAGAGCACCCCAAACCCTCTATCAATCTTTCCACACAAGCCATTATTGATTGATACAATTAGCGACACTTTAACTGTTGAGCTCATTCtctttcctctctttctctttgcgATTCGTAGAACGATTCTGAACTGCAACACCCCGTCGAATGGATTCCAGCTCGAGACGCACGGCGATCACTACCTTCTGCGTAACTTCTACGCTCCAGAGCGGATTGTTCACTGCTATGAAACCATAACCTACACCACGCATGGTGACTACACCTTCCTGGAGAATGTGGTCCCGTTGCTGGAACGTTGGCTGGCACCGGTCAGTATCGCACTGTACGCGCCGGGAGTCGACCTTGACCGATCGGTAGCTCTGATCCAATATCTGTTGGAGTGTCACGAGCAGAGAGCGCTGGTGCGTGACTTCGTGAGCTTTCATCTTTACTTTGAGTTTGAGCATCTTCCCACGCGGCCAGTATCGTACTACAGGGAGTTGCTATCCGTCCCTCTCGTGGATTGCACTAATGCGACGAACGCCTGGAATTCACTGCTCCGCAACGTTAAAACCTCAATACCTACCTTCCGGGCAGCCAACAACCTAACCTACCCTGTGAACGTGGGTCGTAACATTGCGCGCAGTGCGGCCGGAACACACTTTGTACTTGCGAGCGACATCGAACTCTACCCAAATCCCAACTTTATCCCGATGTTCCTGCGCATGATCGCGCACCCCTTCTACCAGTACACACTGCACAGCCCCTCCGTTTACGTATTGCCAGTGTTTGAGGTCGCAGAAGACGTCCCTGTACCGGTGGATAAGGCCCACCTGCTCGAGGATCTCCAAAGCGGTGATGCGATAAAGTTTCACGAGAAGATATGCTCCAACTGTCACACGGTTCCGGGCTACGTAGAATGGCTAGCGGTAGTGAAGGATGACTACACAATGGACATACATGTGACGGCACGACGGGAAGGTGCGTACGCATCCTGGGAACCGATCTACGTCGGCACAAAGCACGAGCCAGAGTACGACGAGCGGTTAAGCTGGGAAGGCAAGGCGGATAAGATGACACAGGTTTGGTCTTTGATCATTTATACCCCAAAGAAATCATATTTAATTCGTTTCTTTCTGTCATTTATTAGGGCTTCATTATGTGCATTCTAGGTTACGACTTTCACGTTCTGGATAATGGATTTCTTGTTCATCGGCCCGGAATTAAAACGATCGCGCAAGCGAACCGACCGCATCAGCAAGCAAAACAGCGGGCGTTTATACAAAAAACGATTGCACGGGAGATATCTACCCTATATGGTGATCGTGAAGGATGCAAGATATAATCCGGAGGACCTCTTCATTCTCCCTTTTTCTCGGTACTTCCCATATTCTAGTCAATTTCAGATGGAAAACCTTCCCCCGCGTGTATTCTCTTGGTGATCGCGAGCTTTATTcatactgctgctgcgatcGTGAGGTGTCAACTACATCCTTCTGTTTATGTTGTTATTAATCCTAATAAGTCATCGTAAATCGAGTATTAGAAAGTAGATGTCCACGCTGTGAAGCGGCCCTAAGCACACCCAGTCACGTTGGCGACACCGTCGCACGCGTTGATCAGCTCGTTGAACGCTTGCTCCGGTCCGCAGAAGTTCACCCGCGGCCTATCGTCCACGCACAGGAAGTACTTCTGGCAATCGTTCGGCGCGCGGAAGAATCGTACCGGCTGCACCAGACCCTGCGCCTGCGCTGGACACTTGAAGCCTAGGTACGCCTCCGCATCACAGTCCTCCACCAGATCGGGCCAATCGCACTGATACGTGGCCGAATTGAAGGCTAGCCCGGTGGGGCAGTCAAGCACATAGGCGGTACCACCGGCACAGTTTTTAAACTGTCCACAGTTGGCCCGATCACCGACCTTGTAGTAGCCGAACTGATGCGGACAGTCCTCCGTAGGGATGGGGGGTTGCGTGCGCGTGCGGCTACCACAGTCGACGTCGATCGGATACTGGCAGGGGTAGGTGAAGAGCGATACCTTGTCGTTGAACAGCAACCCGTCCGGGCAGAGCTGTCGCCGTGGCTCACCGTCCTGTTGTTACAGAGGGAAAGCGTTACTGTGAAGTTGCTAGGCCAAGACATGATCGTCGGAGTCGGAACCACACTTACCACACACTCGATGTATGCGTCACACTGGTCGGGGACGGGATAGCGACCATTTTTCTCCGGACACGATTGACTCTGTGCTGTGAAGCGATGCGAAAGATAGTGATAGTAAAGATAAGACGTATGAAGATTACACAAAAAGCTCCATTTTGGAGGACATTGAATTTTTGACTATGTATGATGACTTGATCACGGGATCACGCGAATTGATGCTGTTCCGTTTCCTGGTCGATTATAATTAACGTCTAATATTCCGTCCCACATTAAATCGGCGTTCAATGTCACTCCACGGGCGACTGCATCggagtttaaaattaacaccTTCTCCGTGACTAATGGCGACGAACCTCATGCAAATCATGCAAATGTCTGAAAGCCcaccaggaaaaaaaaaacaaacaggaaaGCTTCAAAATATTCGACCTTGAGCGGTATTTATACATGATGCCCCACCCCCCGTGGATGTTGTTGTTCACGGTGGAGATGCCTGCATATTCGCCTCCCTTCTCTCATCCAACACACATGTGGGGCTCATCTTCCCACGTCCAAGGTAAACCGGTATCGTTCAAACAACCAAAGATTCATCCCACCGCACGTCTTTGAAAACGCACGTCTCCAATGCCCCAGCGTGGTGCATCTTCTTTGGTACGTCGTTAATCGTTGTTAATCAAAAATTTCCTAACCTTTGAAGAACGAATACCCACCACCGGGCGGCTAGAACGGAACGTAATTACGCTGCATGCAAAATGCGCTTACGATTACACGATCGCTCCCACAATTTTATCCCCCCCTCTCCGGCACCTAACGGGAACGCGAACACTTTGCACACTTTCGCTTTTGATGGGAGCTTACACACAACGCAACGAAATGGCCTTGACATCGTTGGAAAAGTCACGAgttttcccccgtttttttGCGATAAAGAAATGCGCGAAATGTTGAGTAATTACCGTGATAGAACAGTGCCATCGTACAGAGCACGATCGCGGTGGCGATCTTTCCACGCGACAACATGGTTCTAAGCTTCGTCTAAGTATCGCGAATCACTTCACAGCACTGTACAAGCCACGCGTGTCTGTTACCGTTGGAGGATGAGCTTAAACTGTTCGCCTCCCAAAGGTGCGGCGCGGAGATGATCACGCGTTAGTGTCTGCTCGTCtccaggtggtggtggatctTGATCAGCTCGTGGCGCAAACGGGGGAGGGATGCCCGAACTCATCAGCTATTCCGCGACATTTAGGTTTGTCGCCGTCTTGTAACGGCTACGATATGGGCACAGGTGGTGGGATACCGATGGAGGGGATGATGATAAATGGTTTAAACGGGGTGGCGATCTTCTCAAACGTCGACAGACCGGATCAAGCACGTGCATTTTCATTCAAAAGCTCAGCAAACCGCTTTATGACGTCATTTTGTGAATGAAAACAAGTTCGGAACGGATTGTGGCGATTAGTTTGAGAGCGTTTTTGAAGGAGTTTTCGGGTGTGAAGTAAAATGAGAAAACAACCTTGAAAGCATGATTAATGAGAAATGTTTTAATCGGGCATTGCTCTTGTCTTTTTCCCCTTTGCGTTTTATACTTGTGTCCACAATAATTTAAGAAAGTAAAATTGAACAGATTTTACTACATTGAAAgcaaaatttttcaaaaatatttttttttacaatattttcatgAATAAACTTAACAGAAATCATTGGAAAACTGTAACGACAATTTCAAAACCAGCATGCTGTCAGTATTCATCTTGGTTTTCCACACCCTCAGTCACACCATGCTGTAAGCACCGTGTACCTAGCACAGTCTTTTTCGTGCTGTCAGTTCTGTACCAAGCACACAGTGAATGccaataaaaataacactaAATTTGGTACGGAAAATtgaaattctacaaaaatagTATTCAAATAACTGAAAACTTAATATTCTACCAATCCAATACacattgaaaatatttttttatacaaaaattaaaattttgtcacatcaatacacacagCAGCGTTGCGTTCCATCCGTCTATCACTGTATGTTTGGCAGCGTAGCGCGTTTGACGTTTGCGTACGCTAtttgtgtgcagcagcagcagcagcagcagctccgtccctgtttgtttgttgtgtttttgtggctTTTTCCTACAAAAAAACTTCTCCTCGGTGCCGTTTCACTGGAACGAATTGTGCAATAAGCAGGTGGCAAGCGGGCGGTACACCCTTCGCCGGCGGAAAATCAACAGCAATGTGCTGATGGTGAAGGCAAAACACGGCTCAAAGTGCGCACACGGCAGTACGAAGAGTAACACTGTCCCCGGAT
Proteins encoded:
- the LOC3291965 gene encoding beta-1,4-glucuronyltransferase 1 — protein: MTANYKPLRADDAEMIARRSTVLRTVLLLVILSFVLFCLLGYYYQPAGGNREYARNQYLLEGASHEALLRRLKTILNCNTPSNGFQLETHGDHYLLRNFYAPERIVHCYETITYTTHGDYTFLENVVPLLERWLAPVSIALYAPGVDLDRSVALIQYLLECHEQRALVRDFVSFHLYFEFEHLPTRPVSYYRELLSVPLVDCTNATNAWNSLLRNDNSSIPTFRAANNLTYPVNVGRNIARSAAGTHFVLASDIELYPNPNFIPMFLRMIAHPFYQYTLHSPSVYVLPVFEVAEDVPVPVDKAHLLEDLQSGDAIKFHEKICSNCHTVPGYVEWLAVVKDDYTMDIHVTARREGAYASWEPIYVGTKHEPEYDERLSWEGKADKMTQGFIMCILGYDFHVLDNGFLVHRPGIKTIAQANRPPQQAKQRAFMRKTIAREISTMYGDREGCKI
- the LOC133393342 gene encoding beta-1,4-glucuronyltransferase 1-like, yielding MIARRSAVLRTVLLLVILSFVLFYLLGYYYLPADGNRNYARNQYLLEGASHEALLRRLKTILNCNTPSNGFQLETHGDHYLLRNFYAPERIVHCYETITYTTHGDYTFLENVVPLLERWLAPVSIALYAPGVDLDRSVALIQYLLECHEQRALVRDFVSFHLYFEFEHLPTRPVSYYRELLSVPLVDCTNATNAWNSLLRNVKTSIPTFRAANNLTYPVNVGRNIARSAAGTHFVLASDIELYPNPNFIPMFLRMIAHPFYQYTLHSPSVYVLPVFEVAEDVPVPVDKAHLLEDLQSGDAIKFHEKICSNCHTVPGYVEWLAVVKDDYTMDIHVTARREGAYASWEPIYVGTKHEPEYDERLSWEGKADKMTQGFIMCILGYDFHVLDNGFLVHRPGIKTIAQANRPHQQAKQRAFIQKTIAREISTLYGDREGCKI
- the LOC1271310 gene encoding protein obstructor-E, with amino-acid sequence MLSRGKIATAIVLCTMALFYHAQSQSCPEKNGRYPVPDQCDAYIECVDGEPRRQLCPDGLLFNDKVSLFTYPCQYPIDVDCGSRTRTQPPIPTEDCPHQFGYYKVGDRANCGQFKNCAGGTAYVLDCPTGLAFNSATYQCDWPDLVEDCDAEAYLGFKCPAQAQGLVQPVRFFRAPNDCQKYFLCVDDRPRVNFCGPEQAFNELINACDGVANVTGCA